The Vidua macroura isolate BioBank_ID:100142 chromosome 4, ASM2450914v1, whole genome shotgun sequence genome window below encodes:
- the MAD2L1 gene encoding mitotic spindle assembly checkpoint protein MAD2A, giving the protein MAAQQQLGREHQGITLRGSAELVAEFFSYGINSILYQRGIYPPETFTRVQKYGLTLLVTTDPELANYLNNVTEQMKEWLYKCIVQRLVVVISSIESSEVLERWQFDIECDKTAKDDNGPREKSQKAIQDEIRSVIRQITATVTFLPLLESACAFDLLIYTDKDLAVPEKWEESGPQFIANSEEVRLRSFTTTIHKVNTTVAYKKDSVP; this is encoded by the exons ATGGCGGCGCAGCAGCAGCTCGGCCGGGAGCACCAGGGCATCACCCTGCGCGGCAGCGCGGAGCTCGTCGCCGAGTTCTTCT CCTATGGAATCAACAGCATCCTGTACCAGCGGGGCATCTACCCCCCCGAGACCTTCACCCGTGTGCAGAAGTACGGGCTCACCCTGCTGGTCACCACGGACCCCGAGCTGGCCAACTACCTCAACAACGTGACCGAGCAGATGAAAg AGTGGCTGTACAAGTGCATCGTGCAGCGCCTGGTGGTGGTCATCTCCAGCATAGAGAGCAGCGAGGTCCTGGAGCGGTGGCAGTTTGACATCGAGTGTGACAAAACTGCAAAAGATGACAA tggaCCACGGGAGAAATCTCAAAAGGCAATTCAGGATGAAATTCGCTCTGTCATCAGACAAATAACTGCCACAGTAACCTTCCTGCCACTCTTGGAATCTGCCT GTGCCTTTGACTTGCTGATCTACACAGATAAAGATTTGGCAGTGCCAGAAAAGTGGGAAGAGTCAGGACCACAGTTCATAGCCAATTCAGAAGAGGTTCGGCTGCGTTCCTTCACTACCACAATCCACAAAGTCAACACCACAGTGGCTTACAAGAAGGATTCTGTTCCCTAA